TCCTCGAGCCGATCCTCGTCCGGCCGACGGCCGACGGCCGCTTCCAGATCATCTCCGGGGAGCGGCGCTTCCGCGCCGCCCTCGAGGCGGGGCTCACCGAGGTCCCGACGATCGAGTTCGACGTCCCCGAGAACGAGGTCCTCGAGATCGCCCTGATCGAGAACCTCCACCGGAAGGACCTGACCCCGTTCGAGGAAGCGGAGGGCTTCCAGTCGCTGATCGACCGGCACGGCTACACGCACCAGCACGTCTCCGAGACCCTCGGAAAATCGCGCGTCTCGGTCACCGAGGCGCTCTCCCTCCTGCGCATTCCGGAAGACCTCCGCGACGAATGTCGGCGCGCCGACATTCACTCGAAGTCGCTGCTCCTCGACGTCGCCCGCGCCGGAGACCGCGACGAGATGGAGAAGAGAATCCGCGCGATCGTCGCGGGCGCGACCCGGGAGGCGCTGCGCCAGCAGAAGAAGGAATCGGAGGAGGAGCCTCGGCGCGCCCGCCCGTTCCAGTTCCGCTACGCGCCGAAGAACTCGCCGTTTCGCCTGAGCCTGGCGTTCAACCGCAGCCGGGTCGGCAAGGATGAGGTCGTCGAAGCGCTCCAGAAGATCATCGAGGAGATCCGCAAGGGCGAGATCGATCTCAAGAAGAAAACCTGAGGCGGGCGTCCGGGCGCGGACGGTCGGCGCGTCAGGAATCGGTGGTCATGCGTCGCCCGGCTTCCGGGAAGATCGTCACAAGCCCCGATCCGAATTGCTGACGGGTACATGGGCATCGCTATAGGGGGATACCGAGTATCGCCGGCAATATTATGTAGA
This DNA window, taken from Thermoanaerobaculia bacterium, encodes the following:
- a CDS encoding ParB/RepB/Spo0J family partition protein, giving the protein LEPILVRPTADGRFQIISGERRFRAALEAGLTEVPTIEFDVPENEVLEIALIENLHRKDLTPFEEAEGFQSLIDRHGYTHQHVSETLGKSRVSVTEALSLLRIPEDLRDECRRADIHSKSLLLDVARAGDRDEMEKRIRAIVAGATREALRQQKKESEEEPRRARPFQFRYAPKNSPFRLSLAFNRSRVGKDEVVEALQKIIEEIRKGEIDLKKKT